The DNA region TGCTCGCCTTCGTGTTCGAACACCATCCGGACCGCGCGCTCGCGGACTTCAGGGGCGTATTTGGGTGATGCAGATTTCGTCATGATGACCCCACTCTCTCAAGAAACGGGGCCTCCGGGAATCCCGGTGCGGTTCAAATCTTCCCACCGGCAAGGGCTGGCTATGTCTGGCGGCAGTGCTTGTCCTGGATCCGGAAGGTCGTGGGCTGGGCGATGCGCCGACCATATGCGCGCCAAACTCGCCACATTGGGCCTGGTATTGGCCATCCAGTGCCAGCGGCCGCCCGCGAGCCTCATCCAAAATTCCGATCGCGGAAGCCATACCTTCCGAGACTACCGCCTTTTGCTGCAGGCTGCCGGCATGCGGCAGTCCATGTCCCGCAAGGGCGGCTGCCACGACAATGCACCCATGGAGAGCTTCTGCCACACCTTCAAGGACGAGTTGGTCCATCGACCCCGGTTCGAAACCCGCGGCCAAACCCGCCGCGGGAGGTATTCGCCTACATCGAAACCTACAGCAATCGACAGCCTGCCCATTCGGCCATCGGCTACATCATCCCCGGACAAGCCAAGCAATGATTCGCATGAACCCGTGTCCACCGAACCGGGGCAAGATCAGCGGGCCCGGACCAGTAACCCCAGCCCCAAAGCCTCAGCCGTTCTCCGCCAGCACCGAGCCGGCGAGATAGAGCGAACCGCAGATCAGCACGCGTGCCGGCCCCTGACGGCCGCCCGTCAGGTCGGCCAGGGCAGTGTCAACCCCATCGGCCGCGCCATGGTCGCGAATGCCGCAGAGCTTGGCGGTCTCGCAGGATTCCTCGGCGGTGAAGCTGGCCTCCTCGCCGGGAATCGCCACCGCGCGCAGGGCATGGGTGAAGGGAGCGAGCGGGCCCAGGAACTCGAACGGATCCTTGCTCGACAGCATGCCGTAGATCAGCAGCAGGGGCAGGGCGAGGCCACCGTCGGGCTGGCCGCGCGACCAATCGACCGCCTGCCGGGCCAGCACCTCGCCCGCCGAATCGTTGTGGCCACCGTCCAACCACAGCTCCCAGCCCAGCGGCAGGCTTTCAGCCAACGGACCGCGGGTCAGGCGCTGCAGCCGGGCCGGCCATTCGACGGCAGCCAGACCTCGGCGCACCGCCTCGTCATCCACCACCAGCGGCAGATGGTCCAGACAGGCGATGGCGACGCCGGCATTGGTGATCTGGTGGGCACCGGCCAACCCCGGCCGCGGCAGATCAACCTGCCGCTTCGCACTCTCGAAGCGGAAACCGCCGGGGCGCTCCTCCACCGACCAGGGCTGGATCGGCGCGGCGATGGCGTTGGCGCGCAGCTTCAACGCCTTCAGCGCATCGGCCTCCGGCTGAGGGGCCAGCACCACCGGCACGCCCGGCTTGAAGATCCCGGCCTTTTCGCAGGCGATCTCCAGCAGCGAGTCGCCCAGGAACTGGCGATGGTCGTAGGAGATGCGGGTCACCGCCGTCACCGCCGGCCAGTCCACTACGTTGGTGGCGTCGAGCCGTCCACCCAGCCCTGTTTCCAGCAGCACCACGTCGGCCGGCACGCGGGAAAAGGCCAGGAAGGCGGCGACCGTCGTCACCTCGAAGAACGTGATCGGGTCGCCGTCGTTGGCGACCTCGCATTCCTCGAGCAGGGCGGCCAGATGGTCGTCGTCGATCAGCCGGCCGGCCAGCCGGATGCGCTCGTGGAAACGCACGAGATGCGGCGACGTATAGACATGAACGCGATAGCCCGCCGCCTCCAGCATCGCCCGCAGGAAGGCGACCGTCGACCCCTTGCCGTTGGTGCCGGCGACATGGACCACCGGCGGCAGCTTGGCCTCCGGATGACCAAGCGCCGCCAGCAGCCGGTGCATCCGCTCCAGCGACAGATCGATGACCTTGGGGTGAAGCCCCTTAAGCCGCTCCAGCACCGGATCGGAACGGCTGGCGGCCGGGCGTGCCGGCGAACGGAGGGCGTCGGTCATGGTCGTCTCTAGTCGGATGTGGCCGTTCGGAAGGAGCGCCGGTCAGTCGGCGCCGGCCTGGAACGATGCCGCCGGAGCGGCGGGCTGGACGGCCGGCTGCTGGACGGCCGGCTGCACCGTCTCTCCCTCGGCCAACGGAGCGGCCGTGAGGTCGACATCCTCCGGTTCCACCGCATCGATGCGCGGCGTCATCAGCAGGCCGATGGTGCGGACCAGCGTCGGGCGCAAGTCGCGGCGGTGGACGACCATGTCGACCATGCCGTGCTCCAGCAGATACTCGGAGCGCTGGAAGCCCTCCGGCAGGGTCTCGCGGATCGTGCTCTCGATCACCCGGGCACCGGCGAAGCCGATCTGCGCGCCCTTCTCGGCGATATGGATGTCGCCCAGCATCGCAAAGCTGGCGGTGACGCCGCCGGTGGTCGGGTCGGTCAACACGACGATGTAGGGCAGGCCGGCTTCCTTGACCATCTCCACCGCAATTGTGGTGCGCGGCATCTGCATCAGCGACAGGATGCCTTCCTGCATGCGCGCGCCGCCCGAGGCCGGTACGACGATCAGCGGCGCGTTCTTCGCCACCGCCAACCGGGCGGCGGTCAGCAGCCCTTCGCCGACGGCGATCCCCATCGACCCGCCCATGAAGCCGAAGTCGAAGGCGGCGACCACGGCGGCATGGCCGCCGATCCGCCCCTCGCCCACCACGACGGCGTCGGTGCGGCCGGTCTTGGTCTGGGCCTCCTTGAGGCGGTCGGTGTAGCGCTTCTGATCGCGGAACTTCAGCGGATCTGCGACCGACTTCGGCAACTCGACGCCCTCATAGGCGCCGTCGTCGAACATCGACTCCAGCCGCTTGATCGGGTCGAGCCGCATATGGAAGCCGCAATGCTGGCAGACGTGCAGGTTCTCTTCCAGCTCGCGGTGGAACAGCATCGACTCGCAGCTCGGGCATTTGTGCCAGAGGTTGTCGGGCACTTCCTTGCGGGCATAGAGCGCGCGGATCTTGGGGCGGACGTAGTTGGTGAGCCAGTTCATGATGCCTCGTTCAGACCGGCGGCGAAGCGCTGGAGTTCATCAGCAACCTCGGCGACGTCGATCTCTTCGGTCAGCAGGGTTCCATGGGCGATTCGGTTGCGGATGTCGTAAAGCTCTTTGATGCGCCTGTAAACGACTCCGCGCTTGTCGGTGAGCAATGCGACCTTCCGCATGACCGGGATGTTGCGGATCCGCTCGGGCTGATGCTCCAGATCGTCCAACACCCGGCGGTCGCGCCAATCCGCCTGCTGCTTCATCCGATCGATCAGGGCGGCGGCGAGGCGGTTCAGTTTCGCCTCGAAAAGGGCGATGAACAGGATGAAGAACGCCTGCTGGTTAACAAGCACTAGACGATCCAGATGCTTGACGCGATCTGGGCCGTCGTTAAAGACCAGCGCGTCCTGCCGGATGCGATCCAGGTTCTCGCTGGAAATCTCGAACGTCCGCAAGGTGTCGGCAAAGTCCTTCACCTGACCTCCCGCAGAAGATCGAGCAGGCATTCCCGATTCCAGGGCTTTCCGCCCGGCTGCCAGCCGCCCGTCGTCCGGTACTTCCACTCCGGTCCTTCGGCATCCGCCTCCTTGGCCAGAAGGCGGTCCCCGGCGCGGATGGTGCCGACATACAGGTTGACCCGGCCGCGGGTGAACAGGACCCAGCGGGCGTCGGGCTGGAACATCAGGATGTCCCTGCCGTCCCGGCGGATCCGCAGCAGCGGGATCTCGTAGCCGGGAAGCTCCAGGATCTTCTGCATGTTCTCATGCCGCGGGAGCAGGCGCGAGCGGTCGACCTCATAGCCTTCTCCCGGCGGCAGCCAACCGACGACCTCGTCATAGAGGGCGTCGATCCGCCGCTGCCAGTCGGCGATCTCGGCCTCCGCCTCCTCCCGGCTGGGGAGCGGCTTCGGCGGTTCGTCATCGTCGACGATGTAGAGATAGGCCATGGCAGGTCTCCCGGTGGCGCCGCCCCCTCAATATAGGCTCACCCCCGCGCCGCGCGCACCCCGGCGGCCAGTTCGCCGACGAAGCCCAGAACATCCTCGACCGTGCCCGGCTTGACCGTACCCGCCGCGTCGATCCCATCGGCCAGACGGGTGACGATGGCGGAGCCGACCACGGCGGCGTCGGCGACGCGGGCGACCTCGGCGGCCTGGGCCGGCGTCTTGATGCCGAAGCCGACGGCGACCGGCAGGCCGGTGTGGCGCTTCAGCCGGGCGACCGCCGCATCGATGGCGGTGTTCGACGCGCTGGCGGTGCCGGTGATGCCGGCGATCGACACGTAATAGACGAAGCCCGAGGTGTTGCGCATCACGGTCGGCATGCGCGCCTCGTCGGTGGTCGGCGTCGTCAGGCGGACGAAGCTGACGCCGGCCTCCAGCGCCGGCAGGCAAAGCTCCTCGTCCTCTTCCGGCGGCAGGTCGACGACGATCAGCCCGTCGACCCCGGCTTCGCGCGCGGCGGCCAGGAAGGGCTCCACCCCAAAGGCATGGATCGGGTTGAAATAGCCCATCAGGATGATCGGCGTGTCGGCATCCAGCTTGCGGAAGCCGCGCACCATCTCCAGCGTCCTGCGCACCGTCATGCCGGCCTTCAACGCACGCAGCGAGGAGGCCTGGATCGCCGGGCCGTCGGCCATCGGGTCGGTGAAGGGCATGCCGAGTTCGATCAGGTCGGCGCCCGCCGCCGGCAGGCCGTTCAGCACCGCCTGCGAGACGGCCGGATCGGGATCGCCGGCGGTGACGAAGGTGACCAGGCCGGCGCGCCCCTCCGCCTTCAGCGCGGCAAAGCGGCGGGCGATGCGGCCATCGGCCAGGATGTCGGCGCTCTTCATGTCGGCGCTCTTCACAGCGGCACTCACAGTTCCACTCCCAGATGCTTGGCGACGGAGAAGATGTCCTTGTCGCCGCGGCCCGACAGGCACAGCACCATCAGGTGGTCCTTGGGCAGTTTCGGTGCGCGCTTGATCACCTCGGCCAGGCCGTGGGCGGATTCCAGCGCCGGGATGATCCCCTCGGTGCGGGCGCAGAGCTGGAAGGCGTCCAGCGCCTCCTGGTCGGTGGCATAGGCGTATTCGACGCGGCCGACCTCGTGCAGCCAGCTGTGCTCCGGCCCGATGCCGGGATAGTCGAGCCCGGCGGAGATCGAGTGGCCCTCCAGGATCTGTCCGTCCTCGTCCTGCAGCAGATAGGTGCGGTTGCCGTGCAGCACGCCGGGACGGCCGCCGTTGATCGAGGCGGCATGGTCGAGCGGCCCCTTCTCGATGCCGCGGCCGGCGGCCTCGACGCCGATCATCTGCACCGACGGATCGTCGAGGAAGGGATGGAACATGCCGATGGCGTTCGACCCGCCGCCGACGCAGGCGACCAGGCTGTCGGGCAGGCGGCCCTCCAGCTCCTGCATCTGGGTCCGCACCTCGTCGCCGATCACCGACTGGAAGTCGCGCACCATGGCGGGGTAGGGGTGCGGGCCGGCGGCGGTGCCGATGATGTAGAAGGTGTCGGCGACGTTGGTGACCCAGTCGCGCAGCGCCTCGTTCATCGCGTCCTTCAGCGTCCGCCCGCCGGACGTGACGGCGCGGACCTCCGCCCCCAGCAGCTTCATGCGGAAGACGTTGGGCTGCTGGCGGGCGATGTCGGTCTCGCCCATGTAGATGACGCACGGCATGTCGTAGAGCGCGCAGACCGTCGCGGTCGCCACGCCATGCTGGCCGGCGCCCGTCTCGGCGATGATGCGGGTCTTGCCCATGCGCCGGGCCAGCAGGATCTGGCCGATGCAGTTGTTGATCTTGTGCGCGCCGGTGTGGTTCAGCTCCTCGCGCTTGAAGTAGATCTTGGCCCCGCCCAGCCGCTCGGTCAGGCGCTGGGCGTAGTAGAGCGGGTTGGGGCGGCCGACATACTGCTTGAGCTGCAGGCGCATCTCGCCCTCGAAGGCGGGATCGGCGCGGGCCTCGCGATAGGCCTTCTCGACCTCCAGGATCAGGGGCATCAACGTCTCGGCGACGAAGCGCCCGCCGAAAATGCCGAAATGCCCGCGCTCGTCGGGACCGGAGCGGTAGGTGTTCAGTTTGGTCATCGTCTGCGACACTGCCTAGAGTCGAGGGGGGCCCGGGGTCGAGGGGGCTCTGTCTTGCGGACGGCATTCCGATCCGGATGCCGGCCAAGCGC from Azospirillum thiophilum includes:
- the trpB gene encoding tryptophan synthase subunit beta; amino-acid sequence: MTKLNTYRSGPDERGHFGIFGGRFVAETLMPLILEVEKAYREARADPAFEGEMRLQLKQYVGRPNPLYYAQRLTERLGGAKIYFKREELNHTGAHKINNCIGQILLARRMGKTRIIAETGAGQHGVATATVCALYDMPCVIYMGETDIARQQPNVFRMKLLGAEVRAVTSGGRTLKDAMNEALRDWVTNVADTFYIIGTAAGPHPYPAMVRDFQSVIGDEVRTQMQELEGRLPDSLVACVGGGSNAIGMFHPFLDDPSVQMIGVEAAGRGIEKGPLDHAASINGGRPGVLHGNRTYLLQDEDGQILEGHSISAGLDYPGIGPEHSWLHEVGRVEYAYATDQEALDAFQLCARTEGIIPALESAHGLAEVIKRAPKLPKDHLMVLCLSGRGDKDIFSVAKHLGVEL
- the trpA gene encoding tryptophan synthase subunit alpha, whose translation is MKSADILADGRIARRFAALKAEGRAGLVTFVTAGDPDPAVSQAVLNGLPAAGADLIELGMPFTDPMADGPAIQASSLRALKAGMTVRRTLEMVRGFRKLDADTPIILMGYFNPIHAFGVEPFLAAAREAGVDGLIVVDLPPEEDEELCLPALEAGVSFVRLTTPTTDEARMPTVMRNTSGFVYYVSIAGITGTASASNTAIDAAVARLKRHTGLPVAVGFGIKTPAQAAEVARVADAAVVGSAIVTRLADGIDAAGTVKPGTVEDVLGFVGELAAGVRAARG
- a CDS encoding bifunctional folylpolyglutamate synthase/dihydrofolate synthase translates to MTDALRSPARPAASRSDPVLERLKGLHPKVIDLSLERMHRLLAALGHPEAKLPPVVHVAGTNGKGSTVAFLRAMLEAAGYRVHVYTSPHLVRFHERIRLAGRLIDDDHLAALLEECEVANDGDPITFFEVTTVAAFLAFSRVPADVVLLETGLGGRLDATNVVDWPAVTAVTRISYDHRQFLGDSLLEIACEKAGIFKPGVPVVLAPQPEADALKALKLRANAIAAPIQPWSVEERPGGFRFESAKRQVDLPRPGLAGAHQITNAGVAIACLDHLPLVVDDEAVRRGLAAVEWPARLQRLTRGPLAESLPLGWELWLDGGHNDSAGEVLARQAVDWSRGQPDGGLALPLLLIYGMLSSKDPFEFLGPLAPFTHALRAVAIPGEEASFTAEESCETAKLCGIRDHGAADGVDTALADLTGGRQGPARVLICGSLYLAGSVLAENG
- the accD gene encoding acetyl-CoA carboxylase, carboxyltransferase subunit beta, which codes for MNWLTNYVRPKIRALYARKEVPDNLWHKCPSCESMLFHRELEENLHVCQHCGFHMRLDPIKRLESMFDDGAYEGVELPKSVADPLKFRDQKRYTDRLKEAQTKTGRTDAVVVGEGRIGGHAAVVAAFDFGFMGGSMGIAVGEGLLTAARLAVAKNAPLIVVPASGGARMQEGILSLMQMPRTTIAVEMVKEAGLPYIVVLTDPTTGGVTASFAMLGDIHIAEKGAQIGFAGARVIESTIRETLPEGFQRSEYLLEHGMVDMVVHRRDLRPTLVRTIGLLMTPRIDAVEPEDVDLTAAPLAEGETVQPAVQQPAVQPAAPAASFQAGAD